The sequence below is a genomic window from Pleurocapsa sp. PCC 7327.
GTCAATTTTTCCACTACACTGCTCCTATCAAACCGACAACCGAGCAACAGGGAGTTAGGGATGTTTTTGTGTTGACTTGTCCCGGTTTGATCGCTAATAGAAACGAAAAGAACTAATAACTGGTGATTGACATGCACCTTGACCTGGAATGGATACGTGCTCAGTTTCCCGCACTAGATCGGAAAATCGGCGGTCAACCAGTCATTTTCTTTGATGGTCCCGGTGGGACTCAGGTGCCTAAATCGACGATCGACGCGATCGGCAACTATTTGCTTCAGTCAAATGCCAATGCTCATGGGGCTTTTGCCACGAGTGTGCAAACGGATGTACTGATTAGAGCGGCTCGTGTAGCGATCGCCGACTTCCTTGGTTGCGATCGCGATGAGGTAGCGTTCGGTGCCAACATGACGACGCTTACCTTCGCTCTCAGTCGCGCCATCGGTCGCCAGTTGCAACCCGGCGACGAGATCGTCGTTACCAGACTCGACCATGAAGCCAATGTTTCCCCGTGGCAAGCCTTAGAGGAACGCGGTGCCGTTATCCGTTTTGTCGATGTCAAGGTAGAAGACTGTACCTTAGATACGAGCGATCTGGAGCGGCAAATTAACGAGCGAACTCGGATCGTAGCCGTTGGGTATGCGTCTAACGCAGTCGGTACGATTAATGACGTGGCAACAGTTGTCCGATTGGCTCGTGCTGTAGGAGCATTGGTTTTTATCGATGCCGTTCACTATGCACCCCACGGCGCGATCGACGTGGGCGCGATCGACTGCGATTTCCTAGCTTGCTCGGCTTACAAATTTTTTGGACCCCACGTTGGCATCTTGTACGGCAAGCGCGAACATTTAGCCCGTTTGCGACCTTACAAAGTACGTCCTGCCCCAGAAGAGGTTCCTTCGCGCTGGGAAACCGGAACTCAAAATCATGAAGGACTCGCCGGATTGGTGGCAGCGATCGACTATTTGAGCGAACTCGGTCGCCGCGTCTCGCCAGCAGTTGAAAGCCGTCGTTCTGCTCTCGTAGCAGCCATGGAAGCCATCCGACAATAC
It includes:
- a CDS encoding cysteine desulfurase-like protein; translated protein: MHLDLEWIRAQFPALDRKIGGQPVIFFDGPGGTQVPKSTIDAIGNYLLQSNANAHGAFATSVQTDVLIRAARVAIADFLGCDRDEVAFGANMTTLTFALSRAIGRQLQPGDEIVVTRLDHEANVSPWQALEERGAVIRFVDVKVEDCTLDTSDLERQINERTRIVAVGYASNAVGTINDVATVVRLARAVGALVFIDAVHYAPHGAIDVGAIDCDFLACSAYKFFGPHVGILYGKREHLARLRPYKVRPAPEEVPSRWETGTQNHEGLAGLVAAIDYLSELGRRVSPAVESRRSALVAAMEAIRQYERELSKQLVSGLLQIPGLTLYGIADPDRFAWRTPTVAIRLAGHTPYAVAKALGDRGIFTWNGNFYARHLTERLGVEASGGLVRIGLVHYNHLEEIHYLLKVLKEISALATS